A genomic window from Brachyspira sp. SAP_772 includes:
- a CDS encoding heparinase II/III family protein, translated as MYLFFIFIIIINIISCSSKNVTVGEINAVYNKKEDSYTITFPEYNKIYPKYIELEMNKKIKNGIMLSYNIETDNIPTLLDICVEEDNIKKRYSIVNPVVNQTINVELYATNFTPYLSNEKIKNIEISLESVGSYDTKEKVTISLNEKINEYKNINTMVLVLPESGHIARSNPPFFMINKKLNLFRVYLSQDLSFNNSYEYTIRNNNFFDITNKLDYGKWYIALDENGDTNLRKIYHFFITDKTKDINTITNTRANTQRPFIFTDAATLNLLNNIYNSKKMPQSAFLRNFNYFKLYTSNNVGKWYLDNISYTNENNNKIYFASLPSHIMLMSLRAYLEKENNTFQYDIKQIIKDITLLNENSIENFNNIEASYILANSLLMPFDILYNELSSEEIVLIKQKFIDYGNILYKYIINNPSLYRDANNIKYITTLGLISLNMLNENLYQEEVRSWYLFSLKYINSVIFSMFEDDGSLKASLDNSFEIIFNIFIYANALKNAGIVNAFEYESFRNIGKYLSIVGYPSGYTLPVGYTLIDGRSKMRFDNGARSAIMELLSKTYNNALYKNYSVFGQSEAIDIKYLPYMLLWNNHSIKDDAISALNNDYQSAYFRNIETAIYNRDIKSLSSQYLGVYAKGYNAYNSYGLNHNDRMSFVYYNYGDSIIDELGYFYYNDDKEIFAYADFHNTIIISDTTNEYRIEEKPSSFSKIISTTNNNKLFFVKAKANNVYTYKTTLRNFERTFYYLKPNVLVIKEDIEALPNINNENYINGYKYKWNINSKLPISNNNDGFVIDGKYSTSYIKLLSEDKLNYEVSETNIGNQKLYTAKVSTIDNTKRFSPWVMVITMPKNNVDIKERRNIINTNISINSFNYTNLSFKAGYKDYNIIYQSSSTNNNDKIVYTENRESVIISPH; from the coding sequence ATGTATTTATTTTTTATTTTTATTATTATTATAAACATAATCTCTTGTTCATCAAAAAATGTTACTGTTGGAGAGATAAATGCAGTTTATAATAAAAAAGAAGATTCATATACTATAACTTTTCCTGAATATAATAAAATATATCCTAAATACATAGAATTAGAAATGAATAAAAAAATAAAAAATGGTATTATGTTAAGTTATAATATAGAAACTGATAATATACCAACCCTACTAGATATATGTGTTGAAGAAGATAATATAAAAAAAAGATATTCTATTGTAAACCCAGTTGTTAATCAAACTATTAATGTAGAATTATACGCCACAAATTTTACTCCGTATTTATCTAATGAAAAAATAAAAAATATAGAAATAAGCTTAGAGAGTGTTGGAAGTTATGATACAAAAGAAAAAGTTACAATTTCTCTAAATGAAAAAATAAATGAATATAAAAACATTAATACAATGGTATTAGTTTTACCTGAAAGCGGTCATATAGCAAGAAGCAATCCGCCTTTTTTTATGATTAATAAAAAATTGAATTTGTTTAGAGTGTATTTATCACAAGACTTATCTTTTAATAATTCATATGAATATACAATTAGAAATAATAATTTTTTTGATATTACAAATAAACTAGATTATGGAAAATGGTATATTGCTTTAGATGAAAATGGAGATACTAATTTAAGAAAAATATATCACTTTTTTATAACCGATAAAACTAAAGATATTAATACTATAACAAATACAAGAGCTAATACTCAAAGACCTTTTATTTTTACAGATGCTGCCACTCTAAATTTGTTAAATAATATATATAATTCTAAAAAAATGCCTCAATCAGCATTTTTAAGAAATTTTAATTATTTTAAGCTATACACTTCAAACAATGTAGGTAAATGGTATTTAGATAATATATCATACACTAATGAAAATAATAATAAAATATATTTTGCTAGTCTTCCATCACATATAATGCTTATGAGCTTAAGAGCTTATTTAGAAAAAGAGAATAACACATTTCAGTATGATATAAAACAAATAATAAAAGATATTACACTTCTAAATGAAAACAGCATAGAAAACTTTAATAATATAGAAGCATCATACATATTAGCAAATTCCTTATTAATGCCTTTTGATATATTATACAATGAATTATCATCTGAAGAGATAGTGTTAATAAAACAGAAATTTATAGATTATGGAAACATATTATATAAATACATAATTAATAATCCTTCATTATATAGAGATGCTAACAACATAAAATATATAACAACATTAGGTTTAATATCATTAAATATGCTAAATGAAAACCTATATCAAGAAGAAGTGAGAAGCTGGTATTTATTTTCTCTTAAATATATAAACTCTGTAATATTTAGCATGTTTGAAGATGATGGAAGTTTAAAAGCTTCTTTGGATAATTCTTTTGAAATTATTTTTAATATTTTTATATATGCTAATGCTTTAAAAAATGCTGGTATTGTTAATGCTTTTGAATATGAATCATTTAGAAATATAGGCAAATATTTATCTATTGTAGGATACCCATCAGGATATACTTTACCTGTTGGATACACATTGATAGACGGCAGAAGTAAAATGCGTTTTGATAATGGTGCAAGAAGTGCAATTATGGAGCTATTAAGCAAAACATATAACAATGCACTTTATAAAAACTATTCTGTATTTGGACAAAGCGAAGCTATTGATATAAAGTATTTGCCTTATATGCTTTTATGGAATAATCATTCTATAAAAGATGATGCTATTAGTGCTTTAAATAACGACTATCAAAGTGCCTATTTTAGAAATATAGAAACTGCGATATACAATAGAGATATAAAATCATTAAGCAGTCAATATTTAGGAGTATATGCTAAAGGTTATAATGCATATAATTCCTATGGTCTTAATCATAATGACAGAATGAGTTTTGTTTATTATAATTATGGGGACAGCATAATAGATGAACTTGGATATTTTTATTATAATGATGATAAAGAAATATTTGCATATGCTGATTTTCATAATACTATAATAATATCTGATACCACTAATGAATATAGAATAGAAGAAAAACCATCAAGTTTTTCAAAAATAATAAGCACAACTAATAACAATAAACTATTTTTTGTTAAAGCTAAAGCAAATAATGTTTATACTTATAAAACAACACTCAGAAACTTTGAAAGAACATTTTATTATTTAAAACCAAATGTATTAGTAATAAAAGAAGATATAGAAGCCTTGCCTAATATAAATAATGAAAACTATATTAACGGCTATAAATATAAATGGAATATAAATAGCAAACTTCCTATTAGTAATAATAATGATGGTTTTGTTATTGATGGTAAATATTCTACAAGTTATATAAAACTTTTATCAGAAGATAAATTAAACTATGAAGTATCAGAAACTAATATAGGAAATCAAAAGTTATATACAGCAAAAGTTTCAACTATAGATAATACAAAAAGATTTAGTCCTTGGGTAATGGTTATAACAATGCCTAAAAATAATGTGGATATAAAAGAACGAAGAAATATTATTAATACAAATATATCAATAAATAGTTTTAATTATACAAATTTATCATTTAAAGCAGGATATAAAGACTATAATATAATTTATCAATCTTCTTCTACAAATAATAATGATAAAATAGTATATACAGAAAATAGAGAAAGTGTTATAATAAGCCCGCATTAA
- a CDS encoding glucosamine-6-phosphate isomerase, with translation MNIYIADSYKDYTYFTANHILHFLEKKQKMKEKLYISVSSEYDTKDIYKAIIENVKNYNINFKNIFIFQQSEYVGLSQDDKNSKAYFLKENLLSKLDIPKKNQFLFDGSKDESQMDNQLEIIKKIGRFDVVWYSLTPDSTSAGNERMSSLSSLFRLKTLSEHSIKAIKTKFEKEVPTMVFSMGMGIIDIVDTILLTSSGIENSCSLRDCLECGISNSSPLSKLQKHSDVTVIADYESSLRLSSQTVSMKIKQKLF, from the coding sequence ATGAATATATATATAGCAGATTCTTATAAGGATTATACATATTTCACAGCAAATCATATTTTGCATTTTTTGGAAAAGAAACAAAAAATGAAAGAAAAACTCTATATTTCCGTATCCAGCGAATATGATACAAAAGATATTTATAAAGCAATAATAGAAAACGTAAAAAATTATAATATTAATTTTAAAAATATATTTATATTTCAGCAATCAGAATATGTTGGATTATCTCAAGATGATAAAAATAGTAAAGCATATTTTTTAAAAGAGAACTTACTTTCAAAATTAGATATCCCCAAAAAAAATCAATTTTTATTTGACGGAAGTAAAGATGAAAGTCAAATGGACAATCAATTAGAAATAATAAAAAAAATAGGCAGATTCGATGTTGTATGGTATTCACTAACCCCAGATTCTACTTCAGCAGGAAATGAGAGAATGTCATCATTATCATCATTATTTAGATTAAAAACATTAAGCGAACATTCCATAAAAGCAATTAAAACAAAATTTGAAAAAGAAGTGCCAACTATGGTATTTAGTATGGGAATGGGCATTATAGATATAGTTGATACAATTTTACTCACATCATCTGGTATAGAAAATTCTTGCTCTCTTAGAGATTGCCTAGAATGCGGTATAAGTAACTCTTCGCCTTTAAGCAAATTGCAAAAACATAGTGATGTTACTGTAATAGCAGATTATGAATCATCTTTGAGATTATCAAGTCAAACAGTATCAATGAAGATAAAACAAAAATTATTTTAA
- the nagA gene encoding N-acetylglucosamine-6-phosphate deacetylase, translating to MRIIITNESVYEWAAYYTVKCILDYSDRKKPFVLSFPLRYVDKAYYDKLLSFYNDNIVSFKNIHIVSSGEYIDSDISQNYLEENFLKYIDIPKENVHLFNSKVTDRKKEARRMSNIIKKLGNITLLIDNLAEDGSFLLNTPSSSLEGSVRDKKISEIIRSYEAKKFNMPVEMFPREGFTLGFEEAFNARYVLVMANGYDVSDALSHCVEGAISQFYPTSVLQEHKKLIIVADEESSSDLKVKTYKYAKSLESKSLHPKELIKGLYKSYYALTNIRIFDGEKFIDGHCIIIENNIIKSVEKEIDVDAVITRIDLGGKIVAPGYIDLQVNGIGGYDINSTPTVDTLKNMNEVCQRYGCTSYLPTVITNGDEYMLKIIDLFNRIEDLSVIGVLGIHFEGPYISHEKRGIHNDKFIREADMNMIKKINASKCVMVTLAPEMVDGKVIEAFAKAGKVVSVGHTNGTYSEIKEKIPYGITFATHLFNAMRPWGSREPGAVGAVLETKDMYAGLICDGVHCDFASVELAYKLKTGHICIVTDAIAPAAAPEIKEYNWAGKKIHRDGNRLIDDNGTLGGASITMSQSVRNIVNQVGATVEEALKMASLYPAQVMGIDDKYGRIKEGYIADLVILDEKLVVKGVVFKGNYKEYNYDYEWESNV from the coding sequence ATGAGAATAATTATAACTAATGAAAGCGTTTATGAATGGGCAGCATATTATACTGTAAAATGTATATTAGATTATTCTGACAGAAAAAAGCCTTTTGTATTGTCTTTTCCTTTAAGATATGTAGATAAAGCTTATTATGACAAACTATTATCTTTTTATAATGATAATATAGTATCATTTAAAAATATACATATAGTCTCTTCTGGTGAATATATAGACTCAGACATATCACAAAACTATTTAGAAGAAAACTTTTTAAAATACATAGACATTCCTAAAGAAAATGTGCACTTATTTAACAGTAAAGTTACAGACAGAAAAAAAGAAGCAAGGAGAATGTCAAACATAATAAAAAAACTAGGAAACATAACATTACTAATAGACAATTTAGCAGAAGATGGAAGTTTTTTACTTAATACTCCAAGTTCATCATTAGAAGGAAGTGTGAGGGATAAAAAGATAAGTGAGATAATTAGAAGCTATGAGGCAAAAAAATTCAATATGCCTGTAGAAATGTTTCCGAGAGAAGGATTTACTCTTGGATTTGAAGAGGCTTTTAATGCAAGATATGTGCTTGTTATGGCTAATGGTTATGATGTATCTGATGCATTGTCTCATTGTGTTGAAGGAGCAATAAGTCAGTTCTACCCTACTTCTGTTTTACAGGAACATAAAAAACTTATAATTGTAGCAGATGAAGAGTCAAGCAGCGATTTAAAAGTAAAAACTTATAAATATGCTAAGAGCTTAGAGAGTAAGAGCCTTCATCCTAAAGAGCTTATTAAAGGGCTTTATAAATCCTATTATGCTCTTACAAACATTAGAATATTTGATGGAGAGAAGTTTATAGATGGGCATTGTATAATAATAGAAAACAATATTATAAAAAGCGTAGAGAAAGAAATAGATGTTGATGCTGTAATTACAAGAATAGATTTGGGAGGAAAAATAGTAGCTCCCGGATATATAGATTTGCAAGTTAATGGCATAGGAGGCTATGATATTAACTCTACTCCAACAGTTGATACTTTAAAAAATATGAATGAAGTTTGCCAGAGATATGGCTGTACTTCTTATTTGCCTACAGTAATTACAAACGGTGATGAATATATGTTAAAGATTATAGACCTATTTAACAGAATAGAAGATTTATCTGTTATAGGTGTACTTGGCATACATTTTGAAGGTCCTTATATATCTCATGAAAAACGAGGTATTCATAATGATAAGTTTATAAGAGAAGCAGATATGAATATGATAAAAAAGATTAATGCTTCAAAATGTGTTATGGTAACATTAGCTCCAGAGATGGTAGACGGTAAAGTAATTGAGGCATTTGCTAAAGCTGGAAAGGTGGTATCTGTAGGACACACTAACGGTACTTACAGTGAAATAAAAGAGAAAATCCCTTATGGAATAACTTTTGCTACTCACTTATTTAATGCTATGCGTCCTTGGGGTTCTAGAGAGCCCGGCGCTGTGGGTGCTGTGCTTGAAACTAAGGATATGTATGCTGGTTTAATATGTGATGGGGTGCATTGTGATTTTGCTTCTGTGGAGCTTGCTTACAAATTAAAGACAGGGCACATTTGTATTGTAACGGATGCTATAGCTCCTGCCGCTGCTCCAGAGATAAAAGAATATAACTGGGCTGGCAAAAAGATACATAGAGATGGAAACAGACTTATAGATGATAATGGTACTTTAGGTGGGGCTTCTATTACTATGAGTCAGTCTGTAAGAAATATTGTTAATCAAGTTGGTGCTACAGTTGAGGAGGCTTTAAAGATGGCTTCGCTTTATCCTGCTCAGGTTATGGGTATAGATGATAAATATGGAAGGATAAAAGAGGGATATATTGCTGATTTAGTTATATTAGATGAAAAGTTAGTTGTAAAAGGTGTAGTATTTAAGGGTAATTATAAAGAATATAATTATGACTATGAATGGGAAAGTAATGTATAA
- a CDS encoding PaaI family thioesterase — protein sequence MQENIYKKLSDVFYNQDFLNFIDCKLEDADVGRVVISLENKKEFSQALGFMHGGMVATMLDTASGFAAFSVLEEGKHVVTSDLKINYLRPVVCKKIKCIGEVLKAGKSLIVVEANVLDEENKILAKMLGTMVVVPNSYGDDNKGDIK from the coding sequence ATGCAAGAGAATATATATAAAAAACTTTCTGATGTATTTTATAATCAGGATTTTTTGAATTTTATAGATTGTAAATTAGAAGATGCAGATGTTGGAAGAGTTGTAATATCTTTAGAAAATAAGAAGGAGTTCTCTCAGGCTTTAGGGTTTATGCATGGGGGTATGGTTGCTACTATGCTTGATACTGCTTCTGGGTTTGCTGCTTTTAGTGTTCTTGAAGAAGGAAAGCATGTTGTAACATCAGATTTAAAAATTAATTATCTTCGTCCTGTTGTGTGTAAAAAAATAAAATGTATTGGAGAAGTTTTGAAGGCAGGAAAAAGCTTAATAGTTGTTGAGGCTAATGTTTTAGATGAAGAGAATAAAATATTAGCTAAAATGCTTGGTACTATGGTTGTAGTTCCAAATAGTTATGGAGATGATAATAAAGGAGATATAAAATGA
- the proC gene encoding pyrroline-5-carboxylate reductase: MIGFIGAGAMGLALIEGFIKAGINKDNIIASVKTKEKKEQIEKNLEVKTFNDNKKIAEEADILFIAVKPYMVKDIAKEIENNIKKDTTIVSVAASVSIAELKQLFNTENIIRIMPNTPVKTCNGFISIVESQNKILEAAIVELLSKVAMVKIIPEEKIHAYNAMAGCSPAFMYVLIESMSDAGVLMGIDRKSAIEIASQVFKGAGSMVLESTKHPAELKDNVCTPAGITIKGIEVLEQKAARSAMIEALIATYQKSIDSERK, encoded by the coding sequence ATGATAGGTTTTATTGGTGCTGGTGCTATGGGGTTAGCTCTAATAGAAGGTTTTATTAAAGCTGGTATAAATAAAGATAATATAATAGCAAGCGTAAAGACAAAAGAAAAAAAAGAACAAATAGAAAAAAATCTTGAAGTAAAAACATTTAATGATAATAAAAAAATAGCAGAAGAAGCAGATATTTTATTTATAGCAGTTAAGCCTTATATGGTTAAGGATATTGCTAAAGAGATAGAAAACAATATAAAAAAAGATACTACAATAGTAAGTGTTGCAGCATCAGTTTCTATTGCTGAGTTAAAACAATTATTTAATACAGAAAACATTATTAGAATAATGCCGAATACTCCTGTAAAAACTTGTAATGGATTTATATCTATTGTAGAATCTCAGAATAAAATACTTGAAGCAGCTATAGTTGAACTTTTAAGTAAGGTTGCAATGGTTAAAATAATACCAGAAGAGAAGATACATGCTTATAATGCTATGGCTGGATGTTCACCTGCTTTTATGTATGTATTAATAGAGTCTATGAGTGATGCTGGAGTATTAATGGGTATAGACAGAAAAAGTGCTATAGAGATTGCAAGTCAGGTATTTAAAGGTGCGGGTTCTATGGTTTTGGAATCAACAAAGCACCCTGCTGAGCTTAAAGATAATGTTTGTACTCCTGCTGGTATTACTATAAAAGGTATTGAAGTATTGGAACAAAAGGCTGCAAGAAGTGCTATGATAGAAGCTTTAATAGCTACTTATCAAAAATCTATAGATAGTGAGAGAAAATAG
- a CDS encoding response regulator: MPKKTILVLDDEKSIRTLFEEEFKDEGYNVVSTDSGEEALEMINKDNPHIDLITLDIKMPKMDGLDFLGKVRENHRELPIIICTAYNNYRHEFQVWNADGYILKSGNLTEIKDKIKRLIG; the protein is encoded by the coding sequence ATGCCTAAGAAAACTATATTAGTGCTTGATGATGAAAAAAGCATCAGAACACTTTTCGAAGAAGAGTTTAAAGATGAGGGATATAATGTAGTATCCACAGATAGTGGAGAAGAAGCCCTAGAAATGATTAATAAAGATAATCCACATATAGATTTAATAACATTAGATATAAAGATGCCTAAAATGGACGGATTAGACTTTCTCGGAAAGGTTCGTGAAAATCATAGAGAATTACCTATTATAATATGTACTGCCTATAATAATTATAGACATGAGTTTCAAGTATGGAATGCAGATGGATATATATTAAAATCTGGTAATCTTACAGAAATTAAAGATAAGATTAAAAGGCTTATAGGGTAA
- a CDS encoding DUF4931 domain-containing protein, producing MPHIRKDPITKQSVIIASERMGRPSDYINTEEKHSILTSEATCPFCKGNEDKTPEHSTIIFDDNKNWIVRIVPNKYPIIAQSSPNELPDKNNFFEADICKGFHDVIIENPNHNFNYYNATEKDLFFIFEAIIMRFQELSKEKDMLYSLLFKNFGREAGASLIHSHAQMMTTPFIPIQIMEEIYGSLEYYNENKKCVYCSMIEEEKKINERVICENNDFIAISPFASKSPYQIYILPKKHSDSIVYSEDCISQFASIVKDVFNRINKVLGEISFNYVLHTLTPALEKKYSHSSHWFLDIMPKMSKLAGYELGSGVFINSITPEDATNDLKNAL from the coding sequence ATGCCTCACATAAGAAAAGATCCAATTACTAAGCAATCTGTTATTATAGCTTCCGAAAGAATGGGAAGGCCAAGTGATTATATTAATACTGAAGAAAAGCATAGCATATTAACTTCTGAGGCTACTTGTCCATTTTGTAAAGGAAATGAGGATAAAACTCCTGAACATTCTACTATAATATTTGATGATAATAAAAATTGGATAGTAAGAATAGTACCAAATAAATATCCAATAATTGCACAAAGTAGCCCTAATGAGCTGCCTGATAAAAATAATTTCTTTGAAGCGGATATTTGTAAGGGGTTTCATGATGTTATTATAGAAAACCCTAATCATAACTTTAATTATTATAATGCCACAGAAAAAGATTTATTTTTTATTTTTGAAGCTATAATAATGAGATTTCAAGAGTTATCAAAAGAAAAAGATATGCTATATAGTTTGCTTTTTAAAAACTTTGGAAGGGAAGCTGGAGCTAGTTTAATACATTCACATGCACAGATGATGACTACTCCATTCATACCTATTCAAATAATGGAAGAGATATATGGCTCTTTAGAATATTATAATGAAAATAAAAAATGTGTTTATTGTAGTATGATAGAAGAAGAGAAAAAAATTAATGAAAGAGTGATATGTGAAAACAATGATTTTATAGCTATATCTCCTTTCGCTTCGAAATCACCATATCAAATTTATATACTGCCAAAAAAACATTCAGACAGTATAGTATATTCTGAAGATTGTATATCTCAATTTGCAAGTATTGTTAAAGATGTATTTAATAGAATTAATAAAGTTCTTGGAGAAATTAGTTTTAATTATGTGCTTCATACTCTTACTCCAGCATTAGAAAAAAAATATTCTCATTCAAGTCATTGGTTTTTGGATATAATGCCTAAAATGAGCAAACTTGCAGGGTATGAACTTGGAAGCGGTGTATTTATAAACTCAATTACGCCAGAAGATGCTACTAATGATTTAAAAAATGCTTTATAA
- a CDS encoding 50S ribosomal protein L11 methyltransferase, protein MKIYSLSININIGFEDIIEATIESGILDILGYNIEFPINNNNIAVVNIYNENQEKLENNLNIIKENIDDISEYNYEIKELNSDEYLTSYMAFLKPFQIGEITIVPNLKDDNNTNEDALYIAKQYAFGTGTHETTSLALDMINQYSKNNNISSKMVADIGCGSGILSLFCYKLGARNITSVDIDIDAVNCTLDNAKYNNIKLNNVFLGSADSLSNFQYDLVISNIETDVLIEILPSLKKILKENGHLILSGILSEKESSMNEAIKENNITILDRKQKNDWVSLLLK, encoded by the coding sequence ATGAAAATATATTCACTTTCAATAAATATAAATATAGGTTTTGAGGACATAATAGAAGCTACTATAGAAAGCGGAATATTAGATATATTAGGCTATAATATAGAGTTTCCTATAAACAACAATAATATTGCTGTAGTTAATATATATAATGAGAATCAAGAAAAATTAGAAAACAATTTAAATATAATAAAAGAAAATATTGATGATATATCAGAATATAATTATGAAATAAAAGAGTTAAACTCAGATGAATATTTAACATCATATATGGCATTTTTAAAACCTTTTCAAATTGGAGAAATAACAATAGTTCCAAATTTAAAAGATGATAATAATACTAATGAAGATGCTCTATATATAGCTAAGCAATATGCCTTTGGTACAGGTACTCATGAAACAACATCTTTAGCTTTAGATATGATTAATCAATATTCTAAAAATAATAATATCTCTTCTAAAATGGTAGCGGATATTGGATGCGGAAGTGGTATACTTTCTTTATTTTGCTATAAATTGGGTGCTAGAAATATTACTTCTGTAGATATAGATATTGATGCTGTTAATTGCACTTTAGATAATGCTAAATATAATAATATAAAATTAAATAATGTTTTTTTAGGAAGTGCTGATAGTTTAAGTAATTTTCAATATGATTTAGTAATATCAAATATAGAAACAGATGTATTGATAGAAATATTACCTAGTCTAAAAAAAATACTAAAAGAAAATGGACATTTAATATTGTCTGGAATATTATCAGAAAAAGAAAGCTCTATGAATGAAGCTATAAAAGAAAATAATATAACAATATTAGATAGAAAACAAAAAAATGATTGGGTATCTCTTCTTTTAAAATAA